In the Pedobacter cryoconitis genome, GATTACCGCACTAGAGGCTACGAATAGTAAAGCTCACGTGTTCTTTTCTTCTTCATCGCAAGAAGAGAAAGACAACTTATATGGTAAAAGTAAAAAAGAAGGGCGGGAACTTTTCATCAACTGGGCGAAAAGAGCAGGGGCTAAGTTTACAGGGTTTATTATTCCCAATGTATTTGGTCCTTTTGGTGCGCCATATTATAATTCATTCATTGCTACATTCAGCCATCAGCTAGCGCACAATGAACAGCCGAAAATTGAAACCGATGGTATAGTTAAGCTTATATATGTTGGTGATTTAATAAACAATATTATCACCGAATTCAGAAAGGGTGAAGGAAATGACCTTCTGGTAATTCCACATACTGACGAACATAAGGTGACTACCATCCTCTCATTTTTAGAAGGTTACAAAACTCAATACCTGGAATTAGGTATAGTTCCTGAAATCAATAGTAAATTTGAGCTGAATCTGTTTAATACTTTCAGGTGTTATATTGATATTAAAAATCATTATCCTGTTAAATACGTTCAGCATACGGATCCCCGGGGTGTATTTGTAGAAGTAATCAGGTTAAACATTGGCGGACAAGTTTCATTTTCCCGCACGGTACCTGGTATCACCAGAGGAAATCATTACCACACACGTAAAATTGAGCGTTTTGCGGTGATTAAAGGAAAAGCGCTGATACAATTACGCAGGATTGGAACTGATGAAGTACATGACTTCTATCTGGATGGTGAGGAACCTGCATATGTGGATATGCCTATTTGGTATACTCATAATATTAAAAACATTGGTGAAGAAGAGTTATTTACTAATTTCTGGATTAATGAGTTTTATGACCCATCAGATCCGGATACCTATTTTGAAAATGTTTAAAATTAATCTTTAAAGAGAAGCGTAATACCTATATGAAATCGAGACTTAAAGTAATGACCGTAGTCGGTACCCGACCAGAAATTATTAGATTGGCTAGAGTAATGGCTGCATTGGATGCTTCTGATGCAATTGAACATATTATAGTTCATACAGGTCAGAACTATGATTATGAATTGAATCAAATATTTTTTGATGATTTAGCTATTCGTAAACCAGATTTCTTTTTAAACGCGGCCGGAGCAACAGCTACAGAAACTATAGGACAGATTTTAATTAAAATAGATCCATTATTAGCGTCAGAAAACCCCGATGCATTCCTGGTATTGGGAGACACTAATTCTTGTTTATGTGCTATTCCTGCAAAGAAACGTCAAATCCCGATTTTCCATATGGAAGCTGGTAACCGTTGTTTTGATCAGCGTGTTCCTGAAGAAACAAACCGCAAGATTGTAGATCATATTTCTGATATAAATTTAACTTACAGTGATATTGCACGTGAATATCTTTTACGTGAAGGAATGTCTGCTGACAGAATTATCAAGACAGGGTCTCCAATGTTTGAAGTGCTTGGACATTATTTGCCGCAGATAGAAAAATCTGATATCCTTACCCGGTTAAACTTAGAAAAGCATAAGTACTTCGTGATTTCTTCTCACAGGGAAGAGAACATTAGCAGTGAAAGCAATTTTACTAATTTAATGAAGAGTCTGAACCTGATTGCAGAAACTTACAAGTTTCCAATTATAGTGAGTACACATCCACGTACAAGAAATATGATTGATGCTAAAAAGATTGAGATGAGGCCGGAAATTCAGTTTCTTAAGCCAATGGGTTTCAATGATTACAATGCTTTACAAATGAACTCTTATGCAGTATTATCTGATAGTGGTACGATCTCTGAGGAGTCTTCTACTTTGAATTTTCCTGCATTAAATTTAAGAGAAGCGCATGAGAGACCTGAGGCTATGGAAGAAGCATCAGTGATGATGGTTGGTATGAATCCTGAAAGAATCATGCAAGCTTTGATCCAATTAAAGTATCAGAAACGGGGAGAAGAACGTAATTTCAGAAAGGTTGCAGATTACTCCATGCCGAATGTATCTGATAAAGTAGTAAGAATAATAATAAGTTATGTTGATTATATCAAACGTGTAGTTTGGAGCAAAGAGAGTTATTAATGGATGTATCTGTAATTATTCCAATGTATAATGCTGAATCGTCTATTCAAAGATGTGTAAGCTCTGTTATTAATCAAACTTATAAAGGAAGTGTAGAAATTATCATTGTTAATGATGGGAGTACTGACAATGGAAAGCTACTTGTCGATGATTATATAGTTAAGAATGCGCATGCTAATATCATTTTGATTGATAAAGAAAATGGTGGGGTATCCAGTGCAAGAAATGAAGGTATGAAAGTATCATCGGGAGATTTTATTGCATTTTTAGATTCAGATGATGAGTGGTTACCTTCTAAGTTACAGCGACAATTGGAAATCCTGGAAAAAGATACTTCAATTGATTTTTTAGCTGGTATAATATTTGAAGCTCCTGAAGAGCAAAGTGGAAGATTAAAAGAGATAGTCCTTAAGAATTTAATATTTAAGAATTATTTTCAACCTTCAACTGTTATAATGAAAAAGGAAGTTTATGCAACTATAGGTGATTTTAATGAATCCCAAAGGTTTGCTGAGGAGGGGAATTATTTTATGCGCATTGCCAGTCAATTCAAATGTGCTCTTTTATATGAAAAATTAATTGTGTACGGAGATGGAAAAAGTGGATTTGGCGAAAGTGGTTTAAGTGCAAATTTACTTGAAATGGAAAAGGGGGAATTATTGAACTTAAGATTCGCGTATACTAATGGTTATATTAATGGTCCCGTTTATATTTTAGCTAAAAGTTACTCTTTACTGAAATACTTAAGAAGGATCCTGATTGTTAAAATGCGGAAAATATGATTTCAAGATATGGAGTAAAAGGTACTATCGAGTTACTTATCTCTCTTATTTATACCAAATTATTTCACTCAAAATCAAGAATAATAAGATTGCCTTTTGATATTAGAAACAAGAAATATATTGATCTTGGTGAAAGGTTAACTACGGGTGCAGGGTGTAGATTGGAGGCTTTTCCGTTAGATAATAAAATTACCTTACACATTGGTAAAGACGTTCAAATAAATGACTATGTTCATATTACTGCCATGGAAGAGGTTCGGATTGGTAATAATGTTCTTTTAGCAAGTAAAATTTATATCTCGGATTGTTCACATGGTAGTTATGCTGGGAATGAAGACGATAGCAGCCCGGAAGTCCCTCCTGTACAGAGAAAATTAGTAGCAAAACCGGTAATTATTGAGGATAATGTCTGGCTCGGAGAATTTGTGAGTGTTTTGCCAGGTGTTACGATTGGCAAAGGTACAATTGTTGGCGCAAATTCTGTCGTTACTAAAAGTTTACCACCTTTTGTAATTGCTGTTGGTACTCCAGCTATTCCGATAAAAAGATTTAATGTTGAAACCGAAAGATGGGAAAAAACTAACCCTGACGGCTCATTTATTACTAATTAAAGAGAAAGACGATACGATATGAAGAATATATTAATAACTGGTGGAGCAGGTTTTATAGGCTCGAACCTGGCACTAAAACTTATAGATAAGGGATACACTCTTACAGTATTAGATAACCTTTCTCCTCAGATACATGGTGAGAATCCATATGAAACATCTCCATTATATAAAAGTATAGAAGGAAAAGTTAAATTTATTAAAGGTTCCGTAACTGATAAGTCGGCTTGGGAAGAAGCATTGGAAGGTCAGGATGCTGTAGTACACTATGCCGCAGAAACGGGTACTGGTCAGTCCATGTATGAAATACATAAGTATGTAGATGTTAATATTAACGGTACTGCGTTAATGTTGGATATTTTGGCAAATAGTAAAGCTCATAACGTAAAAAAGGTTATTGTTGCTTCTTCAAGGTCAATTTATGGAGAGGGCAAATATGAAAGTCCGGAGTATGGAATTGTTTATCCGTTACATCGGAAAGACGATTTTATGTCAAAGGGCGATTACGACGTAAAATATAAAGATAGTTCTGATTTAACACTGCTGGCGACTGATGAAGAGTCCAAAATACACCCTTCTTCAGTTTATGGGATTACAAAACAAAACCAGGAACAAATGGTGATGACGGTTTGTCCTACCATTGGTATTTCAGCAGTTGCTTTCAGGTACCAAAATGTATATGGCCCGGGTCAGTCACTCAAAAATCCTTATACCGGAATACTCTCAATTTTCTCTACGCAAATCAAAAATGGTAATACCATCAATATCTTTGAAGATGGTAAAGAAAGCCGGGATTTTGTATTTATTGATGATGTAGTAGATGCTACAATTTTGGGACTGGAAAAAGACGAAGCTAACAATGAAGTTTTTAATGTTGGAACTGGTGTGGCAACTGATGTGATGACAGTGGCGAATTCCTTAGTAGATTGTTATAAAATCAATGTACCAATTAATATTACAGGTAATTACAGACTTGGTGATATCAGACATAATTTTGCTGATTTAAATAAGATTGGGACTAAACTTGGATTTCAACCAAAAGTGATGTTTGCTGAAGGAATTCAAAAATTTACTGCATGGGTAAATAAACAGGATATTGAGGAAGATAACTATTCAAAATCCATAGAAGAAATGAAAGAAAAGGGGCTCTTTAAATGATAATCAGAGAGGCGCTAAAGGACAAGAACATTTTATTTTTCTCTGTTCAAACTTTTGATCTTGAGAAAGAGATTATAAATAAACTTGAAGAGTTTGGTGCAAATGTTCATTATTATGATGAAAGGCCTGCCAATAATAATTTTACTAAGGGAATAATCAGACTTAAAAGAAGTCTATATCAGACTACCATAGATAACTATTATAAAAATATATTAAATAGTGTCTCACAGAATGTAGTTTTTGATTATTTGTTTGTAAACAGGGGAGAGGTTATACCGGCATTCTTTTTAGAAGAATTCAGGATACTTCAACCAGACTGTGAGTTTATATTTTATACATGGGACTCATTTACCAATCATAAACACCCGATAACAATTTTAAAGTATTTTAATCGTAAACTTACTTTTGATCCTGAGGATGCGGTAAAATACAATATTAATTTCAGACCATTATTTTATTTGGATGCTTACAAGGATGTCAAAAATGAAGTTTTGGAATATGATACTTTATTTCTGGGTACTGCCCATTCGGATCGCTATAAAATAAGTTCTGAAATTGGTCAATGGTGTGTTAAAAATAACCTAAAGATTTTCTGTTATTATTACATGCATGGCCGGTTAGTTTACCTCTATAAAAGAATCTTTGATAAGACATTTAAGCAGTTCGATTATAGGAAGCTAAGTTTTAAGTCATTGAAATTAAATGATATTGTTAATCTTTACCGGAAGTCTAAAGTAATTTTGGATATCAATCACCCGCATCAGAAGGGGCTAACGATGCGTACTTTTGAAGCAATAGGAGCCAGAAGGAAACTAATTACTACGAATAAGGAAATTTTAAAATTTCCATTTTATAATCCTAATAATATTTACATCATAGAAAGGGATCATATTTTACTAGATAAAGCATTCTTTAAGACTGATTATCAGGATATAGAAAATGATATTTATGATAAACTTTCTATGGAAGGATGGCTTTATAATATATTCATAGATGCAGAAGCATCCTTCTGGAACAAATGTTTATAATTCATATTATTTTAAAATGGACTCAAATATTCTAATCACTGGCTCTTCTGGTTTTGTAGGTCAAAACTTAATCCGCTATTTATCTGAAAATGGTTTGTCTTCAAAATTAATATCCAGGCAAGAACTATATGAGATAAATGATAAATCAATTGTGAATTCTCAGGCAATTGTACATTTAGCTGGCAAGGCCCATGATTTAAAAAAGACATCGCAGCCTGATGAATATTATCAGGTGAATTTTGAGATAACGAAGAAATTGTATGATATATTTCTTCAGTCAGGCGCAGAAAAATTCATTTACTTAAGCTCTGTAAAAGCTATTGCAGATACAGTTGAGGGAGTTTTAACAGAAGATGCAGTTGCGAATCCTCAAACACATTATGGTAAATCTAAATGGCAAGCTGAAGAATATATAAAGCAACAGCCATTACCAGCAGGTAAATCGTATTATATACTGCGTCCGTGTATGATTCATGGTGCTGGAAATAAAGGCAATTTAAATTTGTTATATAAATTCGTTCAGAAAGGGTTGCCTTATCCTTTAGCTGCTTTTGATAATAAACGGTCTTTTTTAAGTGTGGACAACCTGTGTTTCGTAATCAGGGAATTGATCATTAGCGATAAGGTGTCATCGGGTTGCTATCAAGTAGCGGATGATGAAGCTTTATCTACCAATGAGGTTATCTCAATTTTGAACGAGTCATTGGATAAAAAACCAAGACTTTGGAAAATACCAGCTAAACTAATTCAGACAGTTGCAGCAATTGGAGACTGGTTGAAATTACCTTTAAATACAGAAAGGTTACATAAAATGACTGAGAATTATGTGGTTAGTAATGCTAAAATAAAAAAAGCATTGCAGGCTGAATTTCCTTTGACAGCAAGAGCAGGGCTACGTTTTACTGCTGAATCTTTTAAAAAAACTGCTGATTATTAACAGCAATCTATTAGTTAACCCTATTTATGAATATAATCCTGCTTCTTGTCATCTTCATTTTACTATTTATAACAGAATTGATCTATTTCAGGATAGCTGACAAATTTAATATTATTGATCAGCCTAACCATAGAAGTTCTCATACCGGTATCACCTTAAGGGGTGGAGGTATTATATTTGCGATGGGAATGTTGTTTTATCCACTTTATTTTGGTTTTGAATACAGCTATTTTCTTTTGGGCTTATTAGCCATTGCATTGATCAGTTTTATGGATGATATAAAACCTGTGAGCAATAAAATAAGAATAGTGTTTCACTTAATTGGTGTAGCACTTATGTTTTATCAATTAGGCCTTTTCAATCTCCCTTTTTATTGGATCATCCTTGCATTAATCCTTGTGATTGGAAGTATTAATGCAATTAACTTTATGGATGGTATTAATGGAATTACAGGTTCATATGCATTAATCACCCTCTGTACCTTACTTTATGTGAATATTTATGTTGCACCATTCGTAGCTTCAGACCTCTTGATTGTAGCTATCATCTCGGTTATTGTATTTAATTTTTTTAATTTCAGAAAAAAAGCGAAATGCTTCGCTGGTGATGTAGGCAGTGTAAGTATTGCTTTTATTATCCTTTTTTTCTTGCTTAAGCTGATGATCAAAACAGAAGATTTTAGTTACCTGTTATTCCTTCTTCTTTATGGATTGGATACTGTGACTACCATATTTTTCAGGCTTATCCGTAAAGAAAATATCTTTGATGCACATCGAAGCCATTTTTATCAATATTGGGCAAATGAAAGAAAAATGTCTCATTTGGTTGTCTCTGCAATCTATGCAATAGTCCAGTTAGCCATCAATGCATTAATCTTGTTTTTAGTTCCACACACCATATTTGTAATTTGTCTGTCTTTAGTATTTAGTACTGTCATATTTGTAATATTAAGATATGTTCAGGAAGGTTCAGAGAGATTAACTGCACATTAGGTTCTTTTAATCTGTATTTTACCAAGAATTATGTTGAATAATATATCTTTGTTACATGAACTGTACGAAATTTAAGCTCGTCTTTTGTATTCTCTTTACACTAGTGATTGGTAAGGCAAATGCACAATCTGAGCTATTGCCCCTGGGCCATGATCTTAATAATAATTTAGGGAAGGATATCTATTTTAATAACTCAAAACGCAGCCACACGGCTTTGCTTCCTTATATAGCGAATGATATTGATACTTTAGGAAGAGATAGCCTGTTGAAAAGAGTAATGCCTTTAGAAAAAGACTGGCAGCGTAAAAACTGGCTTTTCAGAAAAATCTTCCAGGAGCATCTGGTAGAGGTTAATGATAAAGATTATTCTTTTTATCTGGATTTTATTCCTGATATGCAGATTGGCAAACAGGCTGGTAATACGATCTGGTTAAATACAAGAGGGATTGAACTAGGTGGAAAAATAGGCAGCAAGTTTGCATTCACCAGTCATTTCTATGAAAACCAGGGGAAATTCGCACAGTACATGACAGATTATATCAGGACAAATAAAGTTGTTCCTGGACAAGGTCATGCCAAAACTTATGGTGTGGGTGGGTTTGACTACGCTTATTCTGGAGGAACCTTATCTTATACACCTTCAAAGTATGTCAACTTTCAATTAGGCTATGATAAAAACTTTATCGGAGATGGTTACAGGTCTTTATTACTATCAGATAATTCTTTTAATTATCCTTTTTTTAAGGTAACAGCTACCTTGGGAAAGGTACGTTATATGGCTATGTGGGCTCAATTCATAGACATGTATGATACCCCATTTGATGACGAAACACCTTATCCGAAAAAATATGGCCTATTTCATTACCTCAGCTGGAATGTGACTAAAAGGTTAAGCTTAGGGCTGTTTGAAAATATAATGTGGCGCCCAAGAGGATTCGATTTCAGTTATGTGAATCCAGTTATGTTTATGAGACCTACTGAGTATGCAAATGGGTCCCCTGATAAAGCACTGATAGGATTAAATGCAAGTTATAAAATAGCTGACCGTTATGTTGCTTATGGTCAATTGATGATCAATGAATTTACCTTTAAAGAGGTGTTTGCAAATAATGGTTACTGGGCAAATAAACAAGGTGGCCAGTTAGGTATTAAAGGATTTGATGCTTTTAAGGTGAAAAACCTTTTTGTTCAGGTGGAAATGAACAGAGTAAGGCCTTATTCTTATTCAGCAACTGATCATTATAAAAATTACGGGCACTATAACCAATCTCTTGCACATCCTTATGGTGCTAATTTTGCAGAGTATCTGGGTATTGTTAATTACAGGTATAAAAGATTTGATTTAAGGTTGCAAATGAATGCTGCGACTTATGGGCTGGACATTAATGGTCTTAACTACGGAAAGGACATCTATAAATCATATACTACCCGTGTAGATAATTATGGTGTGAACATCGGTCATGGCTTAAAAACTAATCTGCTTATTGCTGATGCAAAAGTAGGCTATCTTTTAAATCCGAAAAACAATCTCCGATTGGAATTTGGTGCTACTTACAGAAAAGAAAGTAACAGTGAATTTAATGATAAGCAACGATTTTTCACTATAGGATTACGTTCGTCATTCAGAAATTTATATGCTGATTTTTAGACTTTTTAAATGGAGTTAAATCGTCTTAATGAAGACTGAAAAGCTTAATTTGAATAGTTAATTTGTTAAAAACATTAGTTTTTTGCTAGATTTGGGGATTATTAATCTTAGAAGTCCACCCGGATTTGCATGAAAACAAGGTCAACTTATTCATAGACTTTTATTAAGGAAATACAAATGAAAAATATTGCAATTATAGGTGCCGGCGGTTTTGGACGGGAAGTTAAAATGCTGATCGACCAAATCAATGCACAATCAAAAGAGTATAATTTATTAGGTTATTATGCTGATGGAGTAGAGCCGGATACACTAATCAACGGATATCCGATATTAGGCCCGATCAAAGACCTGAACAAGGTGACAACAGAACTTTCTGTAGTTGCTGCTATCGGATTGCCATCCTTAAAAAAAGAGTTATTAAGTATTATTGATAATTCTTTGATCTCTTATGCTACACTTATCCATCCTAACGTTATAATCGGTAGTGATGACGTTACAATTGGTCAGGGCTCTATTATTTGTGCAGGATGTATAATCACTGTAAATATCAAAATTGGCGAACATGTAATATTCAACTTGGGATGTACAGTTGGTCATGATACTGTGATTGAAGATTATTGCTCATTTATGCCATCTGTCAACGTTTCCGGAGATGTTAATATTGGAGAATGCGTATATGTGGGAACCGGGGCCAAAATTATTAATAAACTGGAAATAGGAGAAAATACAATTATAGGAGCTGGATCTGTTGTGCATAAATCTTTGCCGGCAAATTGTACTGCAGTAGGTATTCCTGCAAAGGCAGTTAAGTTTCACGATTAAAGGCATATTGCCTAAAATAGAATTTTTTAAAAGTCACTAATTTATATGGAAGAAATAAAGTTTGTTAATAGCTTTGCACTACAATTTGATGAAACAGATCCTCAATCGATCAAGATTGATACTAATTTTAAGGATCTTGAAGAGTGGAGCTCTTTAACTGCATTGTCAATCATGGCAATGGTAGATGAGGAATACGGAGTTAATCTAACTGCTGAAGACCTGAAAAATTCAAACACATTAGGCGATATCTTCAATATTATCAGCTCGAAGGCCTAAATTATGTTCTCACTACGTGGTAAAACTTTTCTCGTTACTGGTGCCTCTTCAGGAATCGGTCAGCAAATCGCAATTTCTATCTCCAATCATGGTGGCAGGGTAATCGCTGCCGGCCGGGATATGAACCGTATTCAGGAAACTTTGAGTCTTCTTGAGGGAGAGGGGCATTCTTATCATTTATTTGATCTGTCTGACTATAAAGATATCACTGAATTTATCAGTAAGTCTGAAAAATTCGATGGTGTAGTTTTCAATGCTGGTGTAATAGATTATACACCAGTAAAGTTCATTAATGAGGCGAAAATGTTCAAGGTATTTGATGTCAATTTTAAAGGCTCGGTATTTCTAAGTCAGCAGCTTATCAAAAATAAGCTGATTAATAAAATGGGATCACTGGTGTTTATTTCTTCAATTTCATCAAAACTTGGCGTTCCGGGTACAGCCCTATACGCTTCTTCAAAAGCTGCACTAACGGCATATGCTAAAGTCGTTGCCTCAGAATTAGCCAATCAAAAAATTAGAGCTAATAGTATTTCTCCAGGAATAATTGTAACACCAATGACTGAAAAAGCAGCTGAGGCCGTTACTGATTCATCGGTTAAAGAAGCTGAAAAGGATTATCCTCTTGGATATGGTACGCCATTGGATGTTGCTGGCCTGGTTATTTACCTTTTGAGTGATGCAAGCCGGTGGATGACTGGTTCTGATTTAATTTTAGATGGTGGTTTAACGCTGAAATAGTAATTTATGAAAGCAAAAATAAAAGCAATTTCCTACTACTTACCTGAGAAAATACTGGGTAATGAAGAAATAAATACATTATTTCCGGAGTGGTCCGTAGATAAAATATCAAGTAAGACAGGGATTTACAGTCGCCATATTGCTGCAGAAGATGAATTCTCATCAGATATGGCTATAAAAGCGGCTGAAAACCTATTCTCGGAACATAATATAGATAGAAAGGATATTGATTTTATTCTTTTATGTACTCAAAGTCCTGATTATATTTTACCTACTACTGCCTGTATCATTCAGGATAAGCTGGGTATTCCAACTTCGGCCGGGGCCCTTGACTTTAACCTTGGGTGCTCAGGATATATTTATGGATTGGGGCTGGCGAAGGGATTGGTGTATGCAGGAATAGCGAAAAACATCTTATTATTGACGGCGGAAACCTATAGTAAATTCATTCATCCAAAAGATAAAAGTAACCTGACTATTTTTGGTGATGCAGCATCAGCAACGCTGATCACTGCTGGTGATGGATTCGCAGAGATAGGAGAATTTGATTTTGGAACTGATGGTAAAGGTGCTGAGAATTTGATCGTTAAAAAAGGCGGTGTCAAATTTCCTGGATTAAGTGACCAGAGCGAAGACGTAACTGATGAATTTGGTAACGTTAATAGCCCTGGGAAGTTGCATATGAATGGAGGTGAAATCTTCGGATTTACTTCTGGGGCTGTACCAAAGTTAATCCAGAATGTATTAACTAATAATAAGTTAGAACCTTCAGAGATTAATTTATATGTCTTTCACCAGGCAAATAAATATATGCTCAATCACCTTAGAAAAAAGATAAATATAGAAGAAGAGAAGTTTTTCTATTTTCTTAAAGATTGTGGCAATACCGTATCTTCTACTATACCAATAGCGTTGAAAGAAGCTGTGAAAGATGCTGATCTAAATGGAAATATCCTTTTAGCTGGCTTTGGTGTCGGTTATTCATGGGGTGGTTGTGTCCTTAATATAGGTTAAACTAATTACTATAAGAAAAGATGCCAGTCCAGAATTTAGCATCTTCCGCAAAGTGCGCAATAAAAAGTAATTCAAATTTTTAGGTTTTTCATACACTAATTGTACAAAACGTTCATTATTTAGGTCAGGCATGAATATATAGACATAATTATTTGATAAAATCTCAGGTTCTATTTTTGATATTTTCTTATTAAAATGGAAAATTATAAGTTATTTTTATTTGTATTTTTAACTATTTTTATCATTTATAGCGGTAATAGTGATAAATCTATTCTGTTATTTTAATAAATGAAAAGAGGTAATTTGAACTTGGTATGATTTTTTGATTAAATTCGTGGATTATTAAAATATAGAATCTTGTTCAGTCAGATAAACATAGTACCCAGATGGATAATATTTACGCTTGATTTAACGATATGCTTTATATCGTTAACACTTGCATACCTAATCAAAAGAAATTTTGATCTTTCTACTTTAGATTACGTAGAGTTTAGCAGAAATGTATTGGTTACCACCGTAATCAGCACACTGGTTTTTTTAAAGGTCAAAACCTTTTCGGGAATTATCAGGTATACGAGTGCTCAGGACACTTTCCGCATCTTATACGCGGTGATAGTAATTAATAGTACCTTTTTCCTGGTAAATAT is a window encoding:
- a CDS encoding acyl carrier protein: MEEIKFVNSFALQFDETDPQSIKIDTNFKDLEEWSSLTALSIMAMVDEEYGVNLTAEDLKNSNTLGDIFNIISSKA
- a CDS encoding ketoacyl-ACP synthase III; translated protein: MKAKIKAISYYLPEKILGNEEINTLFPEWSVDKISSKTGIYSRHIAAEDEFSSDMAIKAAENLFSEHNIDRKDIDFILLCTQSPDYILPTTACIIQDKLGIPTSAGALDFNLGCSGYIYGLGLAKGLVYAGIAKNILLLTAETYSKFIHPKDKSNLTIFGDAASATLITAGDGFAEIGEFDFGTDGKGAENLIVKKGGVKFPGLSDQSEDVTDEFGNVNSPGKLHMNGGEIFGFTSGAVPKLIQNVLTNNKLEPSEINLYVFHQANKYMLNHLRKKINIEEEKFFYFLKDCGNTVSSTIPIALKEAVKDADLNGNILLAGFGVGYSWGGCVLNIG
- a CDS encoding SDR family NAD(P)-dependent oxidoreductase → MFSLRGKTFLVTGASSGIGQQIAISISNHGGRVIAAGRDMNRIQETLSLLEGEGHSYHLFDLSDYKDITEFISKSEKFDGVVFNAGVIDYTPVKFINEAKMFKVFDVNFKGSVFLSQQLIKNKLINKMGSLVFISSISSKLGVPGTALYASSKAALTAYAKVVASELANQKIRANSISPGIIVTPMTEKAAEAVTDSSVKEAEKDYPLGYGTPLDVAGLVIYLLSDASRWMTGSDLILDGGLTLK